One genomic segment of Thermogemmatispora onikobensis includes these proteins:
- a CDS encoding MarR family winged helix-turn-helix transcriptional regulator — protein MERETDGERQVQDLEEQAERFAGLFSQIQRAMGASFKRAHQHGVIVSTTQFMVLGLLQRALQEGGEPYTIGLLASRLDLDPATVVRAVDSLERRGLVMRRRDRQDRRQVFVEFTDSGRELRQHMAHQMKEQLKAVFSLMSEEGRCALLRGLEELAAVIAERAEREGEIHGRHGC, from the coding sequence ATGGAAAGAGAGACCGATGGTGAAAGGCAAGTACAGGATCTGGAGGAGCAGGCGGAGCGCTTTGCGGGCCTTTTCAGCCAGATTCAGAGGGCGATGGGAGCGAGTTTCAAGCGGGCCCATCAGCATGGGGTGATTGTGAGTACGACCCAGTTCATGGTGTTGGGCTTGCTGCAGCGGGCACTGCAAGAAGGGGGGGAGCCGTACACCATCGGTCTGCTGGCCAGTCGTCTTGACCTTGATCCCGCGACGGTGGTGCGGGCGGTTGACAGCCTGGAACGACGGGGGCTGGTGATGAGGAGGCGTGATCGGCAGGATCGTCGTCAGGTTTTTGTTGAGTTTACCGACTCTGGGCGAGAATTGCGCCAACACATGGCGCATCAGATGAAGGAGCAGCTCAAGGCAGTCTTCAGCCTCATGAGCGAAGAGGGGCGGTGCGCTCTTCTTCGCGGGCTAGAAGAGCTGGCCGCTGTGATAGCTGAGAGAGCTGAGAGAGAAGGAGAGATACATGGCAGACATGGCTGCTGA